The genome window GTGCTCGTTCAGGCACGCACAAGAACGCGAGAGCTTCTCGACGAGATGCCCGATTTCGTCGTCAAACAGATCATCACCCGCTCTGATTCGTATGCGGGCACAGGCAACTGGAAAGCCTACGATAATCTGGTGATCGCCGTCAGCTATAGCTCTGACAAAGGCGAACAGTATCGCGTCCTGGCCCGCAATGGTGCTCCGGTAACCGATGCGGTGACGGCGGGCAGCTATCACGGCCTCGACGGTGCTACCTCAGGCGGCGAATTTGTCGAGGACCTGCAAAAGATATTCAAGCCGGAAAGCAAGACGACATTTAGCCTGCTCACGACCGATGTCGAGCGCGGCCGCCGCACGATCGTCTATGAATATGAGATCCAGATCGAGAACAATAAGGATGGAGGCGTCGGGCTGAAAGGGCCTGTCTTCTCGTCGTCGCCCGCGGGCGAAAAGGGTCGCATCTGGATCGACCGCGACACGCACCGCGTATTGCGTGTCGAGTACAAATTGACGAATATCGCGGCAAGCTTTCCCGTCAAGGCCGTGACAAAAACGATCGAGTACGACATGGTCGATATTGCCGGCGAACACTATCTGATGCCGACGCTCTCTGACTTTCGCGGCACGGTCGAGCAATCCGGCAAGCGGTTTGAAAGCCGCAACGTGATTAGGTTTAGAAATTATCAGAAGTACGGCAGCGAGGTCCGCATCCTTGATGACGACATCGAACCGCAGCCCGAACCTACGCCGAAACCTTGAGCCGATGTCGAGTAGATTTGCACTGCGAACGGTTTCGATTATCTTTTTCTGTTGTGCGGTAATTGCCGCGCAACCAAAGGAAGAGAACAAGCGCGAGGCCGATCTGGTAGAACTAAAAAAACTCGACAAGTCGATAAAACTCGATATTCGCTACGCGACCGCTGACAACTTCATGGGCCGCGTCGTGTATCCCGAGGCACGTGCATTCCTACAGCGGCCCGCCGCAGAGGGCGTCATCCGCGTTCACAAGCTATTGAAAAAAGAGGGGCTTGGCCTTGCGATATTTGACGGCTACCGGCCGTGGTCGATAACAAAGCTCTTTTGGGACACTGTAACGCTCGAACAGCGAAAGTTCGTTGCCGATCCCGCAACGGGCTCAAAACACAACCGCGGCTGCGCAGTTGACCTGACGTTGTTCGACCGCAAGACGGGCCAGCTTTTGCCGATGCCTTCCGGTTATGATGAATTCACAGAGCGGGCATCGCCAGATTACGCGGGCGGAACCGAGGAAGAACGGGCGAACCGGGACAGGCTGCGGAAATTGATGGAGGCCGAGGGATTCACGGTCAACGCCGACGAATGGTGGCATTTCGACTTTAACGAATGGCAGCAATACGCGATCTACGATATCTCGTTCGAGGAGGCCGCGAAACTAAAGCAATGAAGCTGTGTAAAATGGCAGTCTCGTGTTTGTTCTGCCTGCTGGCAGCGGTTATGTCATTCGCCCAGGGCGGCGGCAAGGCGGAGCCGAAACGGATACAGTTTGCCGCCGGCAAGTCATCGGCGGCGCTCAGCGGGACGCTGTCAAACGGGCAGGAGATGGAATACGTCTTCGGCGCGCAAAAGGGGCAAACCGTCACGATACGCAATACGAGGACGAGCCTATTTGACTTTCGCGTCTTCAACGAGGAATTTGACTTTGAGACCGAGTTTGAGAGTTCGCCAACGCTTACCTTTGAGGTGCCCGAGACGGGCGATTATCTTTTTTTTGTCAGAAAGAAACACGTCAGGAGCCCGCGAACTGCGCGGTTCTCGCTGACCCTTGCTATCAAATAGATCTGGAGGAGTTTGATTACAATGAAAAAGACCACGCTGCTATTGACCATCGCCCTTGTGGCGTTCATGACGATCTCACAGACCGGTGCCGAGGCCCGCGAGCAGACCTTTGCCGACCGCTTTGCCGGGGCGATAGATGCCGGTGAGAGCGGCACATATATGTTTGACAAGAATCACTCGGTGATCAGCTTTAAGGTCAAGCATAACGGCCTGATCGAGATCCCCGGATTTTTCCGGGATTTTACCGGTAAGGTCGAATACAACGCCGCCGACGTGTCCAAATCCACCGTCGAATTCTGGGCCAAGGCGACGAGCATCGACACCGGCGTCGCCGGCCGTGACAATCATTTGCGATCAAAGGATTTCTTTGAGATCGAGAAGTTCCCGGACATCACCTTTAAGAGCACAAAGGTCGAAAGAAAAGGCAAGGTCTGGGTCGTGACGGGCGATTTTACGATGAAGGGCGTGACCAAGCCGATGTCGTTCCCGTTCTACCTCACGGGCTTTCTCCCAGGCAAGGACAAGAGTCCGGCCCGTATGGGTATCACGGCATCGACCGCGCTCAATCGACGTGATTTTGGTGTCAATTACGGCGGCAATCTGCCGAGCGGTGTTGCGGTGATCTCTGACAATATCAATATCGTTCTCGAGATCGAGGCGACGATCAAGAAAGACCTGCCGGCCGCGATCAAGGCCGCGACCGCATTATGAGCCGGCCAGACACGACCGAATACGATGCGGCCTACGAACACTACGTTTCGCTGGTGCCTGAGGACCGGATAGTGCCGGTACTTGAGGCTCAGCCCGCCGAGCTGGAGGCGATGTTTGCCGACATCGCCGAGGAACGAGGCACATTCGCATACGCCGAGGGGAAATGGACGATAAAGGAACTTCTCGGCCACCTGATCGACTGCGAGCGGATGTTTGCCTACCGGACGCTGCGTATCTCGCGCGGTGATAAAACGCCCATCGAGGGTTTTGAACAGGACGGCTATATCGAGAATGCGTTCGCGAACGAGCGGTCATTCGGGGACCTGCTCCATGAGTTCTCCATTGTGCGCGAAGCAAACGTGATAATGTTCGACCACCTAAAGAAGGACGCATGGGCGCGCACAGGCACCGCCAACGACGTTGAGATATCGGTGCGCGCCCTTGCCTGGATCATGGCCGGGCATGTGCGTCATCATAAAGCGATACTGAAAGAGCGTTATCTGGCGCCTGCGTGACCTACGACGCGATCATCATCGGCGGCGGCGCGGCCGGACTTTTCTGTGCGATCACGGCAGGTAAGCGAGGCCGCCGGGTGCTCGTGATCGAGCACAACGCCGAGGTCGGACGAAAGATCCTGATTTCCGGCGGCGGCCGCTGCAACTTCACGAACCTCAGCGTCACGGCCGAGAATTTCATCTCGCAAAATCCGCATTTCTGCCGGTCGGCCCTTGCCGGCTATTCGCCGCAGGACTTTATTGAGCTCGTAAAAAAGCATCGCATTCCCTTCTACGAAAAGAAGCTCGGCCAGCTATTTTGTCGTGACAGTTCGCGTTCGATAGTCGATATGCTGCTCGCCGAATGCCGCAGAGCACGCGTCGAGATCCGCACACAGTGTTCGGTTGCCGAGGTCAATCATGCCGACGGCTTTTCGGTCCAAACAGATCAAGGACGATACAATGCCCTTAACCTCGTCGTGGCTTGCGGCGGCCTCTCGTTCCCAAAGATCGGAGCAACCGACCTCGGCTACCGCATCGCTCGCCAGTTTGGCCTCGGGATCGTTGAAACTCGCCCGTCGCTCGTCGGACTGGTGCTCGAAGGACAGAAATTTCCCGAACTGGCCGGCATATCGCTCGATTGCACAGTGTCGAACCAGAAACACAAATTCCGCGAAGATGTCCTGTTTACGCACCGCGGCCTGTCGGGACCGGCCATTATCCAGATCTCCAATTATTGGAAAAGGAACGAGGCTGTTTCAATAAACCTACTTCCCGACATCGATGTGGCCGCCACGTTGACCGCGAACCGTCATGGCCGGCGAACGGTGGCCAATTTTCTCGGCGATCTCGCACCAAGACGCTTCGCCGAAGCTTTCGCGGCAAACGCGAACAAACCGCTGAACGAACTCTCAAATCGTGCGCTTGCAGAGCTCGGACAGAGGTTCAACTCATGGAGTCCTCGATTCTCAGACACCGACGGCTACTCACGGGCCGAGGTCACACTCGGCGGCGTCTCGACCGCCGAACTTTCGTCAAAGACCATGGAGACGAAAATGGTCCCGGGACTCTTCTTTATCGGCGAGGTTGTCGATGTGACAGGATGGCTCGGCGGCTACAATTTTCAATGGGCGTGGTCGTCAGGTTTTGCAGCAGGAAATGCCCTGTAAAACGATAAGCGAGGGAGGCGTCTCCCACACCGCCTCCCTCTTTTTCGCGGGCATGTACAGGGCGTACACGTATCCGCGAAACCAAGCTGTTATCTTCGGTCACAAGACCGTGCCGAGAGCCCTACAGTGTGGGTGCGCTTAAACAGTTACACAACGGACTTGACCCTGTCAAGCAAAAAGTCATGGCCTTTTGGACGTCTCGCGAAAGTCCGAGATGTCCATTCCGTAACGCTCCTTGACATACTCCTCTGCGGCTGCATTCACCGAACGAAGATTTATCAGCCGCCGCTCGCTCTTCTTGATATGTACGCGGGCACGGGCCGCCATTTGCGACAACAGGTCGCGTCCCTCCGCCATCTCAGACTCGACCTTTTTCCGAAGCTCGAAGAGCTCTGACGCCTCGGCCTCAGCACGCTCTCTAACAAGTTCGAGGAACCTCGTTCTTATCTGCGCTATCTGCCTGATGGCCCGCACCAGTTGGTCGCCGATGCCGTCGCCGCTGATCAGGTCAGGGCTGTGACGAAGGTCTTCGACCAATTTGTTCAGCTTTACTTGGTCGCCGGTCGAATACGCCTGATTTAGCTCGGCCATCAGGCCGTGTCGCCGCTCCTTCTCGGCCACGTCCAGGGCAAGGTCCGGGTGGATGACCCGAGCAAGGTTGTGATACGCCTTACGTGCCTCAGGCGTGGGGTCGAACAGGCCGTCAGACGAAACCGTTTCGGCGGCACGCGCCGATTCCTCAGCCCGGCGACGCAATTCCTCAGCCTTCTTCTTGATCTCTTCATCGTCAGGGACCAGCTTGTATTCTTCCTCCGCGATCTTGGCCTCGATCTCATCATGCTCCGCATAGAGCCTAGCCACATCCATCGTGTACCGGGCCTCAAAGCGTTCCAATGCGAACCGGAGATCGGCCATGTCCTCCTCGCGGTCGGCGAGCCGATCCTTGAGCCGTTCGAGGACGCGGAGCTTCTTATCGAGCTCGATCTCTTCCGGAGGTTTGTTCATGAATACAAGTTCATCGGCCGCGTGAGTAACTTGACCGGATCAGCCACGTTCAACGCCTCGCGAACAAAAAAAGGCTCGCCCGCCGCTACGCCGATCATTGTCCCAAAGTGCCTCGAGCGGTTTTCCAACTGATCAAGGAAACTCTTGCCCGTCAACATCGTTTCAGGCTCGGTCGACAGCGGATCATAAAACTGCGAGCGGTGGGCGCGTATAGCCTCCATCTTATCCTTGAGAAAATCTGAAATATCGACAATGAATGACGGCACTACCCGCCGTGAGAAGAGGCAGTGGGCGACGATCGGCGGTTGCAATCGGTCCTCGCCGGTTTCCGGATCATAATTGCGCATTGCCGCCAGACGGGACGATTCGCGAACGAGTTGAGCAATGTGATCGTGGTCGGGATGCGAGTCCTCGTGCTGATGCGTCAGCACCACACGCGGCCTGAGCCGTCGAAAGACACGCACCATCGCAACTCGCTCTACGTCCGTGACAAACACATGTCCGTCCGTCAGGCCCAGGTTCTCTCGCACGTCGAGCTTGAGAATTCTCGCCGCGTCCTCGGCCTCTCTTGCTCGGCCCTCGACCGTTCCGCGCGTGCCCATCTCGCCGCGGGTCACATCAAGTGCTCCCGTCTGGTAGCCGAGCGATTTCATCTTTAGCATCGTGCCGCCGACCGAGAGTTCGAGGTCGTCGGGATGCGCAAAAACGGCGAGGATGTCGACCTGGCTCATTCGGTTAATTTATCACAGCATCGCTCTGTTAACATTCACCTATGAAGCTAACGGTCCTCGGCTCTGGCACGAGCGTTCCGCATCCAAAGCGGACAAGTTCTGCCTACTGGCTAGAAACGTCTGGCGGCTCGCTGCTCCTTGATTGCTCGGCATCGGTCGACTCGCGAATGGCCGCAGCAGGTCTCGACTGGCCAAACCTCGACACGATCTGGATCTCACACTTTCACCTCGACCACGTCGGCGGCCTCGCACCGCTGCTCGCCGGGACAAAACACGCCGAGGAAATGAACGGCCGCACCAAACCGCTGCGCATAGTCGGGCCCAAGGGCCTTGCCCAACTGATCAATGGATTCAGCGACGCAAATAACTATCGCCTGCTCGAACAACCGTTTCCTGTCGAGATAATCGAGGTCGAACCGCTGGAAAAACATGAGATCGTCACAGGTGTCGAGGCGGTCGCGATGAAAACTCCTCACACCGCAGAAAGCCTCGCGATATACATTCGCGACGGCGAAACAACGCTCGTCTACACGGCCGATACGGCCTTTGACGAAAAACTGGCGACCTTTGCCAACCGCGTCGACCTGCTCCTGATCGAATGCACCTTTTTGCGCAATAAGCCCGTAAAGAAGCACCTTGAGCTCGCCGAGGTTATGCACATAGTCAGAAAGGCGCAGCCAAAACGCGCTGTTCTGACGCACTTCTATCCCGAATGGGACGAAGTCGGTTTTCAGGAAGAGGTGGGCAAATTTCAGCCGGCCTCGGAGGTATTCCAGGCTTTTGACGGAATGACTATCGAGCTCTAGCCATTGGCGTGTCGCTTTGCCATCGCCATCAGGTCGGCGGGCATCCATTCCTCAAGGACCTTTTCCTCTGCAGCGGCAATGCCCTTGGCCCGGTTTCGCCACTCTTTTGCGGGGTCGTCCTCGCGGCCGGATTCCTTGGGATAATTCTCGACCTGTTCGAGGCTGATGACGATGCCGAGGGCAACTTCGTTCCAGTCCTCGTTCTGGATGCCGCGGAGTACGACCGGCAGGCCCGCGGTCCAATCCTCTTCGGGCGCAATGTTGTCAAATTCCGGAATGGTCAAGGTCACGGTTAAGGGAAATGGGCCGCCGCGAAATTCGCTGACGATGCGCTTTCGCAACTCATCAAACGACGCAGACGGATCGCTGCTCCGCATCTCCATCGCACGCCTAAAGATATCTGATACACTAGGTTCGTTCATGGCTTTTCAGCCACAGGTTAGCACATATTGCGAAACCGGCGGAAAGAGCGCAACGTAAACCTTCGTTAACCGCATCTGATGCGTGAGCACTTTTGACCAAGATGAAAACAGCCATCGCTATAGTATTGACCCTCTTTACCGGCACCATCGCGTTTGGCCAGAACGAGCAGGCTCCGATCCTCGAGAAGGAAATCACCTATAAGAACTGGAAGTACAAGGACGTTCGCTCGGGCGAAGAGACGGAGTTACGCAAGTTCGCGAAAGGAAAAAAACTCGTCATCGTTGTCTATTTTGCCCCGTGGTGCGGCAACTGGCGTCACGACGCTCCGTTCCTGCAGCGGTTCTATGAGAAATACCATGGCAAAGGACTCGAGATCATCGGTGTCGGCGAGTATGATCCTGCGTCGTCAATGCGAAGCAATCTGGACACTCTAAAAGTCACCTTTCCCGTCGTTTTCGAATC of Chloracidobacterium sp. contains these proteins:
- a CDS encoding MBL fold metallo-hydrolase: MKLTVLGSGTSVPHPKRTSSAYWLETSGGSLLLDCSASVDSRMAAAGLDWPNLDTIWISHFHLDHVGGLAPLLAGTKHAEEMNGRTKPLRIVGPKGLAQLINGFSDANNYRLLEQPFPVEIIEVEPLEKHEIVTGVEAVAMKTPHTAESLAIYIRDGETTLVYTADTAFDEKLATFANRVDLLLIECTFLRNKPVKKHLELAEVMHIVRKAQPKRAVLTHFYPEWDEVGFQEEVGKFQPASEVFQAFDGMTIEL
- a CDS encoding NAD(P)/FAD-dependent oxidoreductase; the encoded protein is MTYDAIIIGGGAAGLFCAITAGKRGRRVLVIEHNAEVGRKILISGGGRCNFTNLSVTAENFISQNPHFCRSALAGYSPQDFIELVKKHRIPFYEKKLGQLFCRDSSRSIVDMLLAECRRARVEIRTQCSVAEVNHADGFSVQTDQGRYNALNLVVACGGLSFPKIGATDLGYRIARQFGLGIVETRPSLVGLVLEGQKFPELAGISLDCTVSNQKHKFREDVLFTHRGLSGPAIIQISNYWKRNEAVSINLLPDIDVAATLTANRHGRRTVANFLGDLAPRRFAEAFAANANKPLNELSNRALAELGQRFNSWSPRFSDTDGYSRAEVTLGGVSTAELSSKTMETKMVPGLFFIGEVVDVTGWLGGYNFQWAWSSGFAAGNAL
- a CDS encoding redoxin domain-containing protein: MKTAIAIVLTLFTGTIAFGQNEQAPILEKEITYKNWKYKDVRSGEETELRKFAKGKKLVIVVYFAPWCGNWRHDAPFLQRFYEKYHGKGLEIIGVGEYDPASSMRSNLDTLKVTFPVVFESESRADKQKTSHYDYRKSTGDNRNWGSPWYVLLSPSAMEKKGDVLVKKTHVINGEMVEAEGERFIRQKLGLPVADTKTADKDAKIEVCDPNQPSSGLITTAVKKQ
- the bshB1 gene encoding bacillithiol biosynthesis deacetylase BshB1, whose product is MSQVDILAVFAHPDDLELSVGGTMLKMKSLGYQTGALDVTRGEMGTRGTVEGRAREAEDAARILKLDVRENLGLTDGHVFVTDVERVAMVRVFRRLRPRVVLTHQHEDSHPDHDHIAQLVRESSRLAAMRNYDPETGEDRLQPPIVAHCLFSRRVVPSFIVDISDFLKDKMEAIRAHRSQFYDPLSTEPETMLTGKSFLDQLENRSRHFGTMIGVAAGEPFFVREALNVADPVKLLTRPMNLYS
- a CDS encoding YceI family protein produces the protein MKKTTLLLTIALVAFMTISQTGAEAREQTFADRFAGAIDAGESGTYMFDKNHSVISFKVKHNGLIEIPGFFRDFTGKVEYNAADVSKSTVEFWAKATSIDTGVAGRDNHLRSKDFFEIEKFPDITFKSTKVERKGKVWVVTGDFTMKGVTKPMSFPFYLTGFLPGKDKSPARMGITASTALNRRDFGVNYGGNLPSGVAVISDNINIVLEIEATIKKDLPAAIKAATAL
- a CDS encoding M15 family metallopeptidase; translated protein: MSSRFALRTVSIIFFCCAVIAAQPKEENKREADLVELKKLDKSIKLDIRYATADNFMGRVVYPEARAFLQRPAAEGVIRVHKLLKKEGLGLAIFDGYRPWSITKLFWDTVTLEQRKFVADPATGSKHNRGCAVDLTLFDRKTGQLLPMPSGYDEFTERASPDYAGGTEEERANRDRLRKLMEAEGFTVNADEWWHFDFNEWQQYAIYDISFEEAAKLKQ
- a CDS encoding J domain-containing protein, with the translated sequence MNKPPEEIELDKKLRVLERLKDRLADREEDMADLRFALERFEARYTMDVARLYAEHDEIEAKIAEEEYKLVPDDEEIKKKAEELRRRAEESARAAETVSSDGLFDPTPEARKAYHNLARVIHPDLALDVAEKERRHGLMAELNQAYSTGDQVKLNKLVEDLRHSPDLISGDGIGDQLVRAIRQIAQIRTRFLELVRERAEAEASELFELRKKVESEMAEGRDLLSQMAARARVHIKKSERRLINLRSVNAAAEEYVKERYGMDISDFRETSKRP
- a CDS encoding DinB family protein: MSRPDTTEYDAAYEHYVSLVPEDRIVPVLEAQPAELEAMFADIAEERGTFAYAEGKWTIKELLGHLIDCERMFAYRTLRISRGDKTPIEGFEQDGYIENAFANERSFGDLLHEFSIVREANVIMFDHLKKDAWARTGTANDVEISVRALAWIMAGHVRHHKAILKERYLAPA